The Fusobacterium polymorphum genome segment AATAATAGGAAATGCAGAAAATGTTTGGTTAAAAATGTTAGAGGACTGCAAAAATAATAATTTACAAAAAAAATATTTTGGTACAAGTACATCATTTGCTATGCCAGATAGAAGTATCTATAAAGATAGAAAATACTCACCTTTGGCACTTATAGAAACAGGAAGAGGTTGTAACTTTAGTTGTGAATTTTGTGCTATACATTCATACTATGAGAAAAAATATTATCGTAGACCTGTGGAAGAAGTTGTACAAGATATTAAAAATTCAGGTAAGAAATATGTATTTTTTATAGATGATAATTTTGTTGCAGACCATAGTTATGCTTTGGAAATTTGTAAAGCAATAGCACCACTTAAAATTAAATGGGTAACACAAGGGGCTATCACTATGGCAAAAAATGATGAGCTACTTTATTGGATGAAAAAAAGTGGTTGTAAAATGGTACTTATAGGCTATGAATCAATGAATCCTAATATTTTAAAAGATATGGGAAAAGGTTGGAGAAGTTCAGTTGGGGAAATAAATGAGTTAACTAAAAAAATTCATAGTTATGGAATAGGAATTTATGCAACCTTTGTTTTTGGATTTGGAGATGATAGTCAAGAGGTTTTTGATGAAACAGTTAAATTTGCAAAAAAACATTCATTTTTCTTTGCAGCTTTTAATCATCTAGTACCTTTTCCTAAGACAGGGGTTTATAAAAGATTAAAAGAAGAAAAAAGACTTTTAAGTGATAAATGGTGGTTGGATTCAAAATATCCTTATGGTAGAATATCATTTTTACCTTTGGATCAAACACCAGATGAATTATCAAAAAAATGTGCTAATGCTAGAAAAAAATTTTTTGAATGGGCTTCTATTTTAAAAAGAGCTATTGTTCAATTTAAGCGTAGCCTTGACTTAGGAATGTTCTTTATCTTCTTGACACAAAACTTTAATTTAAAAAATGAAGTTTTAGAAAAATATGATTTACCTTATGCAGATAATTTAGACGAAATGCCAAAATAATACTATATGAAAGGAGAAATGATGAATAATTCAATAAATAGTATAGCCCTTAGACACTTTAATGGAATATATATAGCTAAAAGTATAGATAATAATATCAATGAAACACTAAGTATAGAAGAACTTGCAACTCTAATAAAAAAGTTTGAAGGCTATGGCTATATTTTTAGTAAAGAGCTAGCTATTGCTATTTCAAAAGAAGAAAGAAATGTAATAATTGATAAATTAAAAGCTGTTATTAAAGTAATTGAAGATTTTAAATCAGATAAAAATTACACTGTATTCTATAAAAATTTCCCTGATGAAGTTATAAATATGAAT includes the following:
- a CDS encoding B12-binding domain-containing radical SAM protein; translation: MKITFILPAIGKKKGQRYIKTWKHMEPLMIAVLKSLTPNDIETNFMDDRNELINYDEKTDLVVISVETYTAKRAYEIAKKFKEKGVKVLAGGYHPTVEPEECLENFDSIIIGNAENVWLKMLEDCKNNNLQKKYFGTSTSFAMPDRSIYKDRKYSPLALIETGRGCNFSCEFCAIHSYYEKKYYRRPVEEVVQDIKNSGKKYVFFIDDNFVADHSYALEICKAIAPLKIKWVTQGAITMAKNDELLYWMKKSGCKMVLIGYESMNPNILKDMGKGWRSSVGEINELTKKIHSYGIGIYATFVFGFGDDSQEVFDETVKFAKKHSFFFAAFNHLVPFPKTGVYKRLKEEKRLLSDKWWLDSKYPYGRISFLPLDQTPDELSKKCANARKKFFEWASILKRAIVQFKRSLDLGMFFIFLTQNFNLKNEVLEKYDLPYADNLDEMPK